From the genome of Chelmon rostratus isolate fCheRos1 chromosome 1, fCheRos1.pri, whole genome shotgun sequence, one region includes:
- the LOC121610661 gene encoding protein PIGBOS1, with amino-acid sequence MFGRRIPFTQMALVALLGVGGGIYIYKPYFEPVKTPGQQNQDVPKKQSETDNSSQ; translated from the coding sequence ATGTTTGGAAGAAGAATACCCTTCACACAGATGGCCTTGGTTGCACTGCTTGGAGTTGGTGGTGGTATTTATATCTACAAACCTTATTTCGAGCCTGTGAAGACCCCAGGACAGCAAAACCAGGATGTGCCAAagaaacagagtgaaacagacaACTCATCACAATGA